A window of the Butyricimonas faecalis genome harbors these coding sequences:
- a CDS encoding DMT family transporter: MDKLKGILFAALSAATFGLIPLYANQAILDGVNNETILVYRYGIAGVLYAIYLLFRGTNMRLSRGELQEVTIAGVGGYGITAFFLMWSYHYMPTGVATAIHFFYPVVVALLMAIFYKERLPLAVRAGIVLAICGVYLLSWTPGEVKWMGLFFVLMSTLTYGCYITALNRPVLKRINPDVLTCYVLLFTALFYLIVAVARGKMEIITRPRFLMDMGQLAVLSTIVSARLLVAAVKLIGSVTSSVLGTLEPITAIVVGVLYFNEQLTYVNYLGLLVVLVAVLVVICKMKK, encoded by the coding sequence ATGGATAAGCTTAAAGGAATTCTGTTTGCGGCATTATCTGCAGCTACTTTCGGGTTGATTCCGCTGTATGCAAACCAAGCTATACTGGATGGGGTTAATAATGAAACAATACTCGTGTATCGTTACGGGATAGCGGGAGTTTTATACGCTATCTATTTATTGTTTCGAGGAACCAATATGCGGTTAAGTCGTGGAGAATTGCAGGAGGTGACGATTGCAGGGGTGGGGGGATATGGAATTACGGCCTTTTTCCTGATGTGGTCATACCATTATATGCCCACGGGGGTCGCGACAGCGATTCATTTCTTTTATCCCGTGGTAGTGGCATTGCTTATGGCTATTTTTTATAAAGAACGTTTACCCTTGGCCGTAAGGGCAGGAATCGTGTTGGCTATATGTGGGGTGTACCTGTTGTCTTGGACTCCCGGTGAGGTGAAATGGATGGGATTGTTTTTTGTATTGATGTCAACGCTTACTTACGGATGTTATATTACCGCCTTGAACCGGCCCGTGTTGAAACGGATAAACCCGGATGTGCTGACTTGTTACGTGTTATTATTTACCGCCCTGTTCTATTTGATCGTGGCCGTGGCGCGAGGAAAGATGGAGATTATCACGAGACCCCGGTTTTTGATGGATATGGGGCAGTTGGCCGTATTAAGTACGATCGTTTCTGCCCGCTTGCTAGTCGCGGCCGTGAAACTGATCGGTTCCGTGACGAGTTCCGTGCTGGGAACGTTGGAGCCGATAACAGCAATCGTCGTGGGGGTGCTTTATTTTAATGAACAATTGACCTACGTGAATTACTTGGGATTATTGGTCGTGCTTGTTGCCGTTCTTGTCGTGATCTGCAAGATGAAAAAATAA
- a CDS encoding LolA family protein, translated as MKYILTFMILALCGTFASAQTDEKAKAILDKTVGQIKSYPAVEIVFDLSMINKEENIQETHPGKAYMKDNMYRIDVMDVINYFDGEVIYTYMPDQEEVNIKNPDENEEEMLNPSILFDIHNQKFTQKLVEDKDGKAYIELTPKKEHKQISKIGVWINTKTNTVEKVSSFGKDGNDVVITIKSLKKPEKELDINFFRFDKEAHPEVDIVDLR; from the coding sequence ATGAAGTATATTCTAACATTTATGATTCTGGCGTTATGCGGTACCTTCGCTTCCGCCCAGACCGACGAAAAAGCAAAGGCAATTCTGGATAAAACTGTTGGACAGATCAAGTCCTACCCGGCAGTAGAAATCGTTTTTGACCTTTCCATGATCAACAAGGAGGAAAATATTCAAGAAACGCACCCCGGGAAAGCGTATATGAAAGACAACATGTACCGTATCGACGTGATGGACGTGATTAATTATTTCGACGGAGAGGTGATCTACACGTATATGCCGGATCAGGAAGAAGTAAATATCAAAAACCCGGATGAGAATGAAGAAGAAATGCTAAATCCTTCCATCCTGTTCGATATTCACAATCAGAAGTTTACTCAAAAGCTAGTGGAAGACAAGGACGGCAAGGCTTACATCGAGTTAACTCCCAAAAAAGAGCACAAGCAAATCTCCAAAATCGGGGTATGGATCAACACGAAAACCAATACGGTTGAAAAAGTCTCCTCCTTCGGTAAAGACGGAAACGACGTGGTAATAACCATTAAAAGCCTAAAGAAACCGGAAAAAGAATTGGATATAAACTTTTTCCGCTTTGACAAAGAAGCCCATCCTGAAGTGGACATCGTTGACTTGCGATAG
- the cdaA gene encoding diadenylate cyclase CdaA, with translation MLLFITINFYTITDILLAAFIFYQVYKLVKGTVAINIFAGIFTFYVAWLLVKALNLELVSGILGQFIGMGVIALLIVFQQEVRRFLLLLGSKYNLQNIFNLERLFAKTSIKDEVAAAIVQACDYFSKTKTGALIVLSQNSELYNYAQTGVLIRSIVSEELLENIFFKNSPLHDGAVIITDNKILAARCILPVSDNTNIPGSLGLRHRAAIGMSAVTDAHIIVVSEETGNISFVKDGHFKVRITPQELNSFLHNDFTGFVVNK, from the coding sequence ATGCTGTTGTTTATAACTATAAATTTTTACACTATAACCGATATATTGTTGGCCGCTTTTATATTTTATCAGGTTTATAAGCTGGTGAAAGGAACGGTTGCTATAAATATATTTGCCGGTATTTTTACTTTTTACGTGGCATGGTTGCTGGTGAAGGCTTTGAATCTGGAGTTAGTTTCTGGAATATTGGGACAGTTTATCGGTATGGGAGTGATCGCCTTATTGATTGTGTTTCAGCAAGAAGTTAGACGTTTCCTATTATTATTAGGTAGTAAATATAATCTGCAAAATATATTTAATCTGGAGCGGCTTTTTGCCAAGACTTCCATAAAAGATGAGGTGGCCGCTGCTATCGTGCAGGCCTGTGATTATTTTTCTAAAACAAAAACAGGTGCTTTGATCGTGTTGTCACAAAACTCGGAGTTATATAATTACGCGCAAACAGGCGTGTTGATCCGTTCCATCGTGTCGGAGGAATTGCTTGAAAATATCTTCTTTAAAAATTCACCGTTGCATGATGGAGCAGTAATTATTACGGATAACAAGATTTTGGCAGCGCGATGTATTCTACCGGTTTCCGACAATACGAATATTCCCGGGAGTTTGGGGTTGAGACATCGTGCGGCAATAGGAATGAGTGCCGTAACCGATGCTCATATCATAGTAGTCAGCGAGGAAACCGGAAATATATCTTTTGTGAAGGATGGACATTTTAAAGTTCGTATCACGCCTCAGGAGCTGAATAGTTTTTTACACAATGATTTTACCGGTTTTGTCGTGAATAAGTAA
- a CDS encoding TlpA family protein disulfide reductase: MRKLVVMLFISLLAFACQKEKSVSVNVTVKDKNIAEGVYFGLMKMDTMLQMNAEGKASVVLPVDEPQYGIVKYKWKTKAIYLEPGKGLDVIWDMRPSGLEIEFAGDGADKNNFINGKETRVPVMGDFGLKEDEFLEKIDQYIADNNKVLESKGFDKVFQEKEKTRLLYDVCGILWQYAQNRDCSEEYIAKMKSLMVEEDWLLQLDSYTNFMEGAVAYFAGKALENQENASVKEKTLNVLNYVLSNIKSQAVKEYLVASFSISYIDSEGVDDAEEVKAIFNKEVTNSVMQAAFNSLYAQGSSVAKGSKAHGFKYLDINGKEVSLDDFKGRYVYIDIWATWCAPCREEYPHLQMLEKAFQGTNISFVSISTDQDEAKWKQTVKDEKMGGIQLHTGGDEDFLNAFRVKGIPRFILINPEGRIENANMTRPSDPMTIEYLGMLAERWKNSF; the protein is encoded by the coding sequence ATGAGAAAATTAGTTGTAATGTTATTCATTTCTTTGTTGGCGTTTGCTTGCCAGAAAGAAAAGAGCGTGTCAGTGAATGTAACCGTGAAAGATAAAAATATTGCTGAAGGGGTATATTTTGGACTGATGAAGATGGATACGATGTTGCAGATGAATGCCGAAGGGAAAGCCTCCGTGGTTTTGCCCGTGGATGAACCGCAATATGGTATTGTGAAATATAAGTGGAAAACAAAAGCCATTTACTTGGAACCGGGGAAAGGGTTGGATGTAATCTGGGATATGAGGCCCTCCGGATTGGAGATAGAGTTCGCGGGAGATGGTGCTGATAAGAATAATTTTATTAACGGGAAAGAAACTCGAGTTCCGGTAATGGGGGACTTCGGGTTGAAAGAAGATGAGTTTTTGGAAAAAATAGATCAATACATCGCTGATAATAATAAGGTTTTGGAAAGCAAAGGCTTTGATAAGGTTTTCCAAGAGAAAGAGAAAACTCGACTGCTGTATGACGTGTGTGGTATCTTGTGGCAATATGCCCAAAATCGTGATTGTTCGGAGGAGTATATTGCAAAAATGAAATCTTTGATGGTAGAAGAGGATTGGTTGTTGCAATTAGACTCTTATACAAATTTTATGGAAGGGGCTGTGGCTTATTTCGCTGGTAAAGCGTTGGAAAATCAAGAAAATGCTTCCGTGAAAGAGAAAACATTGAATGTTTTGAATTATGTATTGAGTAATATCAAAAGTCAGGCTGTGAAGGAATATCTGGTGGCAAGTTTTTCCATTTCTTATATTGATAGCGAGGGGGTTGACGATGCCGAAGAGGTGAAGGCTATCTTCAATAAAGAAGTGACGAACTCGGTAATGCAAGCTGCCTTCAATAGTCTTTATGCCCAGGGATCCTCCGTGGCTAAGGGAAGCAAGGCACATGGCTTTAAATATTTGGATATAAATGGTAAGGAAGTGAGTCTTGATGATTTCAAAGGACGGTATGTCTATATTGATATTTGGGCTACGTGGTGTGCCCCCTGCAGAGAAGAATACCCGCATTTGCAGATGTTGGAAAAAGCTTTCCAGGGAACGAATATCAGTTTTGTAAGTATCTCTACCGATCAGGATGAAGCCAAGTGGAAACAAACAGTGAAAGATGAAAAAATGGGTGGAATACAGTTACATACTGGTGGAGATGAAGATTTTTTGAATGCATTCCGTGTAAAGGGAATTCCTCGTTTTATATTGATCAATCCAGAAGGACGCATTGAGAATGCTAATATGACCCGTCCGTCTGATCCTATGACAATAGAATATTTAGGAATGTTAGCAGAACGTTGGAAGAATAGTTTCTGA
- a CDS encoding M3 family metallopeptidase, with the protein MRKTTFMAALILLVASCGKTEQNPLLSSFDTPHQTPPFDKIKAEHYEPAFDVAIEEAKKEVEQIASSKASPTFENTIAALDNVGERMSTISGIFFNLNACLTDSLMQDIAQNVSPKLTSFSHDIYMNPQLFERVKQVYAQKATLNLNTEQTQLLENTWKAFIDGGANLEGAARERFKEISIELGKLSLTFDKNELEETNAFELHVTDEKDLSGLPEGAKEMAAMTAKQRGKEGWVFTLHYPSMAPLMKYADNRALREKVYRANSSRAYHDNEYNNEGVIKKITALRLEKAKLMGYPTYAAYALTDRMANTPEIVNNFIAELHEASYPHSLKDKKEVEEFARKSGLKGELQRWDWSYYSNKLMQEKYALDDEMLKPYFKLENVQKGVFDLATRLYGITFKEVNNIPLYHPEVKTYEVYDNDGSFLAILYTDFFPRESKGGGAWMTQFRGQKMVHGKDQRPLVSLVMNFTKPTDTKPSLLTFNEVTTFLHEFGHALHGMFSKCTYGSTSMDGVSRDFVELPSQFMENFALEKEWLDTWAEHYQTGEKIPQEYIDKIKKSSNFQAGYASDRQLSFGMVDMAWHTITEPVTEPLVDFEQRAMGKTEIMPVVKGSAFSPAFGHIFAGGYAAGYYGYKWAEVLDADAFSLFKQNGIFDKATAESFRRNVLEKGASEKPMTLYKRFRGQEPTVDALLERSGLK; encoded by the coding sequence ATGAGAAAAACGACTTTTATGGCTGCACTGATCCTTCTTGTGGCATCCTGCGGAAAGACAGAACAAAATCCGCTATTATCGAGTTTCGATACACCCCACCAGACACCTCCTTTCGATAAAATCAAAGCAGAACATTACGAACCAGCTTTTGATGTAGCTATCGAAGAGGCTAAAAAAGAAGTAGAACAAATCGCCTCTTCTAAAGCATCCCCGACATTTGAAAACACTATCGCGGCTCTGGACAACGTGGGCGAACGAATGAGTACTATCTCCGGAATATTTTTCAATTTAAACGCCTGTCTCACGGACAGTTTGATGCAGGATATCGCTCAAAATGTGTCGCCGAAACTAACTTCATTCAGTCACGATATTTACATGAACCCGCAACTTTTCGAACGGGTAAAACAAGTTTATGCCCAGAAAGCGACATTAAACCTGAACACAGAACAAACCCAGTTGCTCGAAAACACGTGGAAAGCGTTCATTGACGGAGGCGCGAACCTAGAAGGAGCTGCCCGCGAACGTTTCAAAGAAATCTCCATCGAGCTGGGTAAATTAAGCCTAACTTTTGACAAAAACGAATTGGAAGAGACCAACGCCTTCGAATTACACGTGACAGATGAAAAAGATCTTTCCGGTTTACCCGAAGGCGCCAAGGAAATGGCAGCCATGACCGCCAAACAGCGTGGCAAGGAAGGATGGGTGTTCACCCTCCATTATCCCAGCATGGCACCACTGATGAAATATGCCGACAACCGGGCCCTGAGGGAAAAAGTATATCGTGCAAATTCTTCACGGGCATATCACGATAACGAATACAACAACGAGGGCGTGATCAAAAAGATTACTGCTTTACGTTTGGAAAAAGCAAAGCTCATGGGTTACCCGACCTATGCCGCCTACGCCCTGACCGACCGTATGGCCAACACCCCGGAAATCGTGAACAACTTCATAGCCGAACTACACGAAGCTTCTTACCCCCATTCTCTTAAAGATAAAAAAGAAGTTGAAGAATTTGCTCGTAAATCCGGGTTAAAAGGAGAACTGCAACGTTGGGACTGGAGTTATTATTCCAACAAATTGATGCAGGAAAAATACGCGCTCGACGACGAGATGCTGAAACCCTACTTCAAGCTTGAAAACGTGCAAAAGGGAGTCTTCGATTTAGCCACACGTCTTTATGGCATTACCTTCAAGGAGGTCAACAATATCCCGTTATACCATCCCGAAGTGAAAACCTACGAAGTGTACGACAATGACGGATCATTCCTTGCCATCCTATACACGGACTTCTTCCCACGGGAAAGCAAAGGAGGCGGTGCCTGGATGACTCAATTCCGCGGACAAAAGATGGTTCATGGTAAAGATCAACGGCCATTGGTATCCCTCGTGATGAATTTCACGAAACCGACGGATACGAAACCGTCTTTGTTGACCTTCAACGAAGTTACCACGTTCCTACATGAATTCGGTCATGCCCTACACGGTATGTTCAGCAAATGCACTTATGGCTCCACCTCTATGGACGGCGTGTCTCGCGATTTCGTGGAACTCCCCTCGCAATTCATGGAAAACTTCGCTCTCGAAAAGGAATGGCTCGACACATGGGCTGAACATTATCAGACCGGAGAAAAAATTCCTCAAGAATATATCGATAAAATCAAAAAGTCATCCAATTTCCAGGCCGGATATGCCAGTGATCGCCAGTTAAGTTTTGGCATGGTCGATATGGCTTGGCACACGATCACTGAGCCCGTTACCGAACCTCTTGTAGATTTCGAACAACGTGCCATGGGTAAAACCGAAATCATGCCTGTCGTGAAAGGTAGTGCCTTCTCTCCCGCTTTCGGACACATTTTTGCCGGTGGATACGCGGCCGGATACTACGGCTACAAATGGGCAGAAGTACTTGATGCGGATGCATTCTCCCTATTCAAGCAAAACGGTATTTTCGATAAGGCAACTGCCGAATCATTCCGTCGCAACGTGCTGGAAAAAGGAGCATCTGAAAAGCCGATGACCCTTTACAAGCGTTTCCGGGGCCAAGAACCGACTGTTGACGCATTGTTGGAAAGAAGCGGTTTGAAGTAA
- a CDS encoding calycin-like domain-containing protein: MKRNIFFIGILLLIIPITSLLTSCNSCSDRRAHDISSLPGLYEGEATIILPDHVKAMLKPDAEGKTLVPEGPIPCKISITADTSKNVKLNLVDFTMPVKGITVNPALGKVTETDSTFNLEGDGKVSVGQQTISYTHKGKITKDQLNLDITVSIIPMIVEPKIVFTGKKK; encoded by the coding sequence ATGAAACGGAATATTTTCTTTATCGGAATATTATTACTTATTATTCCAATCACGTCATTATTAACCTCTTGCAATAGCTGTAGTGATCGTCGGGCACATGATATTTCCTCGTTACCCGGTCTATACGAAGGCGAAGCCACGATTATTCTGCCTGACCACGTGAAAGCCATGCTCAAACCGGATGCCGAAGGTAAAACACTGGTCCCCGAAGGTCCGATTCCCTGCAAAATCAGCATCACGGCGGATACCAGCAAGAATGTCAAGTTGAATCTCGTGGACTTTACCATGCCCGTGAAAGGGATCACGGTCAACCCGGCGCTAGGCAAAGTAACCGAAACGGACTCCACTTTTAACCTAGAAGGTGACGGTAAAGTCTCTGTCGGACAACAAACGATCTCTTACACCCACAAGGGAAAAATCACAAAAGATCAACTAAACCTTGATATTACAGTTTCAATTATCCCAATGATCGTAGAACCTAAAATCGTGTTTACAGGAAAAAAGAAATAA